The proteins below are encoded in one region of Opisthocomus hoazin isolate bOpiHoa1 chromosome 26, bOpiHoa1.hap1, whole genome shotgun sequence:
- the SOCS7 gene encoding suppressor of cytokine signaling 7: MQRAELRDGEAAAAAAASYRVLSRLLGYGAGPEAGAAGGAVTGAGLAGPLGSGGGRLAAALPGGGALRSPRPPPQLMVFRNAAEGRPGEEGGPAAAGGGGGVGGGEPLCPRHRCALEPKAAAGWGAAAAAAGGLELQLAALGLRPPGLGAKGAGGCPCLGPPPPPAAGPPAEETSDALLVLEALEPDEAGSCSEEEPGSPGRGAARAAGRGTAGTGAAGPSPAPPCAGKGSLKTRLSRLFRTKSCSGGSAAGDTGAAPQGRRTGELPASAGSLTDVCGARGREQEAGRKHRLTRTQSAFSPVVFSPLFTGETVSLVDVDISQRGLTSPHPPTPPPPPRRSLSLLDDISGTLPASVLVGPMGSSLQSFPLPPPPPPHAPDAFPRIVPLRPMEAMPGQAAPHLQCPLYRPDSSSFAASLRELEKCGWYWGPMNWEDAEMKLKGKPDGSFLVRDSSDPRYILSLSFRSQGITHHTRMEHYRGTFSLWCHPKFEDRCQSVVEFIKRAIMHSKNGKFLYFLRSRVPGLPPTPVQLLYPVSRFSNVKSLQHLCRFRIRQLVRIDHIPELPLPKPLISYIRKFYYYDPQEEVYLSLKEAQLISKQKQESESST; encoded by the exons ATGCAGCGCGCCGAGCTGCGggacggggaggcggcggcggctgccgcggCCTCCTACCGGGTGCTCAGCCGCCTGCTGGGCTACGGGGCCGGGCCGgaggcgggcgcggcgggcggtgCCGTTACCGGCGCGGGGCTCGCTGGGCcgctgggctccggcggcgggcggctggcggcggccttgccgggcggcggagccctgcgctccccgcggcccccgccgcagcTGATGGTGTTCCGCAACGCGGCGGAGGGGCGGCCCGGCGAGGagggcggcccggcggcggcgggaggcggcggagggGTGGGCGGGGGGGAGCCGCTCTGCCCCCGGCACCGCTGCGCCCTGGAGCCCaaggcggcggcggggtggggggcggcggcggcggcggcgggggggctggagctgcagctggcgGCGCTGGGGCTGCGGCCGCCCGGGCTGGGGGCGAAGGGAGCGGGGGGGTGCCCCTgcctcggcccccccccgccgcccgccgccgggccccccgccgaGGAGACCAGCGACGCGCTGCTGGTGCTGGAAGCGCTGGAGCCCGACGAGGCCGGGAGCTGCTCCGAGGAGGAGCCGGGTTCGCCCGGCCGCGGagccgcccgcgccgccgggaGAGGAACCGCCGGTACCGGAGCCGCCGGGCCCTCGCCGGCCCCCCCCTGCGCCGGGAAGGGCTCGTTGAAAACCCGCCTCAGCCGCCTCTTCCGCACCAAGAGCTGCAGCGGGGGCTCGGCCGCCGGGGACACCGGCGCTGCCCCCCAGGGCCGCCGCACCGGGGAGCTGCCCGCCTCGGCCGGGAGCCTGACCGACGTCTGCGGGGCCCGCGGCCGGGAGCAGGAGGCGGGCAG GAAACACAGACTGACAAGAACTCAAAGTGCCTTTTCCCCGGTTGTGTTCAGCCCCCTCTTCACAG GTGAAACGGTGTCACTGGTGGACGTGGACATCTCTCAGCGAGGACTGACCTCCCCGCACCCTCCGACTCCGCCGCCTCCGCCACGGAGAAGCCTCAGCCTGCTGG ATGATATCAGTGGGACGCTGCCTGCATCTGTCCTAGTGGGTCCCATGGGCTCCTCCCTGCAGTCCTTCCCTCTGCCTCCGCCTCCGCCGCCCCACGCCCCAG ACGCCTTCCCCCGGATCGTCCCGCTGAGGCCGATGGAGGCGATGCCCGGCCAGGCCGCCCCGCACCTCCAGTGCCCGCTCTACCGCCCGGACTCCAGCAGCTTCGCAGCCAGCTTGCGAGAGCTGGAGAAG TGCGGGTGGTACTGGGGACCGATGAACTGGGAGGACGCAGAGATGAAGCTGAAGGGGAAGCCAGACGGGTCCTTCCTGGTCCGAGACAGTTCTGACCCGCGATACATCCTGAGCCTCAGCTTTCGGTCGCAGGGCATCACCCACCACACCAGGATGGAGCACTACAGAG ggaccttcagccTGTGGTGCCATCCCAAGTTTGAAGACCGCTGCCAGTCTGTGGTGGAGTTCATAAAGAGAGCGATCATGCACTCCAAAAACGGGAAGTTCCTTTACTTCCTCCGGTCCAGGGTTCCAG GTCTCCCTCCAACGCCTGTCCAGCTCCTGTATCCAGTCTCCAGGTTCAGCAACGTCAAATCCCTGCAGCACCTTTGCCGCTTTCGGATCAGGCAGTTGGTCCGAATAGACCACATCCCCGAGCTCCCGCTGCCCAA GCCCCTGATCTCCTACATCCGCAAGTTCTACTACTACGACCCGCAGGAGGAGGTGTATCTGTCGCTGAAGGAAGCCCAGCTCATCTCCAAACAGAAGCAGGAGAGCGAATCCTCCACGTAG